One Sediminibacillus dalangtanensis genomic region harbors:
- a CDS encoding metallophosphoesterase family protein has product MAKEKISFLHSADLHLDSPFKGLGNVPGGVFEEIRGSTFGALEALVRLAIEKHVDFVLIAGDVFDENQHSLFARMQLKAAFEKLDVHHIEVFLSYGNHDFTEGSQFIDQFPENVHVFSDQQVRSIPFRKNGETAANIYGFSYRERAVTKNKTQEYTVQGTAPYHIAMLHGSLHSNKEHDVYAPFHLRDLTEKEFDYWALGHIHTRDILNQFPPVVYPGNIQGRSKKESGEKGCYHVELKDGEAELTFHPLQQIRFESIKVDVSSCKDPQEMVPVMEGHLEECKNRYGKAILHAIFFSNQPVLQDWHQTGYLDETVDFCNEIDRIDNKWAYIQGYSVHVEHSWNREELEKGHHFAGELAKRFQETDNITRYLQPLMHHRKARKYLSGFSEEEQSEIKQMAENLLMNQFLKK; this is encoded by the coding sequence ATGGCAAAGGAAAAAATATCATTTTTACATAGTGCCGATTTGCATTTGGACAGTCCGTTCAAAGGTTTGGGAAACGTACCCGGAGGTGTTTTTGAAGAAATCAGAGGAAGTACGTTTGGTGCTTTGGAAGCGCTTGTCCGACTGGCAATCGAAAAGCATGTCGACTTTGTTTTGATCGCCGGGGATGTGTTTGATGAAAATCAGCACAGTCTGTTTGCAAGAATGCAGTTAAAGGCGGCTTTTGAGAAGTTGGACGTTCACCACATTGAAGTTTTCTTATCCTATGGAAATCATGACTTCACAGAAGGCAGCCAGTTTATTGATCAATTTCCTGAAAATGTCCATGTATTTTCCGACCAGCAGGTCCGTTCGATTCCTTTTCGGAAAAATGGCGAGACTGCTGCTAATATTTATGGTTTCAGTTACCGGGAAAGGGCGGTCACGAAGAATAAAACGCAGGAATACACCGTACAAGGAACAGCACCGTATCATATCGCCATGCTGCACGGTAGTCTTCACAGTAACAAAGAGCATGATGTTTATGCTCCTTTCCACTTGCGGGACCTGACGGAAAAGGAGTTTGATTATTGGGCGCTGGGACATATTCATACTCGTGACATCTTAAACCAATTCCCTCCGGTCGTCTACCCAGGGAACATTCAGGGACGCTCAAAAAAAGAATCAGGTGAAAAAGGCTGTTACCATGTAGAGTTAAAAGACGGAGAGGCAGAACTGACTTTTCACCCGTTGCAGCAAATACGGTTTGAAAGCATCAAAGTGGATGTTTCCTCATGCAAAGATCCCCAAGAGATGGTTCCGGTGATGGAAGGGCACTTGGAGGAGTGTAAAAATCGTTATGGAAAAGCGATTCTCCACGCCATTTTTTTCAGCAATCAACCTGTCCTTCAGGACTGGCATCAGACTGGGTATCTGGATGAAACAGTTGACTTTTGTAATGAAATCGATCGAATCGACAATAAATGGGCTTACATACAAGGATACTCGGTTCATGTTGAACATAGCTGGAACCGGGAGGAGCTGGAGAAGGGGCACCATTTTGCCGGTGAATTGGCAAAAAGGTTTCAGGAGACAGACAATATCACCCGTTATTTACAGCCGCTCATGCATCACCGCAAGGCAAGAAAGTATCTTTCCGGATTTTCGGAAGAAGAGCAGTCGGAAATCAAACAGATGGCAGAAAACTTGTTGATGAACCAGTTTTTAAAGAAATGA
- a CDS encoding ATP-binding protein encodes MKLLAAHIYGFGKWQDFRVKFPEENLFLISGPNESGKSTIRQFLLFILFGLPPKQREFFRPKTGGKIGGRLKLWTEEAGMFYIERTHEKQSGEAVCYLPDGSVKGSDWWSKQLKGMNRESFESVFSFDADDLMKLHAMKADELGELLLGVGMTGTDKIYSIEKQLENELDKRFKPHGKNPEINSQLNKLASMQQEWIQLQEQEESYQQQKKAETELVSYLEMIQRDLEDAKAVRTKQEKLVQALPILYMLAEEEGKWTQLPETDHFPENGLERYEYLQEQLLPLRSRLAVLESNEREYRQEIWTLHQQLWPKEKLERAEALGADYETYQQQASQLDYLKQMRKKAVTELKQQVNDLHLDFNWEQLGSLSMPFHLEDSWHQIKEAEQQVEAEWESIEREERSTEEQLRSLREEQRRLDTGILEESKAVELQQMIDEKRTQKYVESSNRNPVFPDQFDQWRKRQAWTLLGATAIGAVLLGTAAFLSDIKSFYAIGLILFLVGMVPVWRTRRLPDPASEREPVTLRWTETDYKEAEEKLRRHYQILDEQHSINGQIKQRSLQLLKLSERKKFIQEKQLQVERQIREQKSQYPFLTDVAPAYWPKLYHKLNACMEKYHSLIRLDQEQDELIQQMEDYRKTLTVFFKEDGLDEADKTSDFVHLLLEQLETQRQIRQTLSQYEEWLERTIRERERLLEEMQPYEQDTVLLFKTAGVQNEEEFRRLGRQQQEAHSIRGKMDSCRSQLAPLLSRNEISHYLDNLPSQAEAEQGLEQIENKLEELESRMDASRQQLADIRSKISGMERSEHFSQFKHQYSGEIEQLKKQVKQWAVYQTAKEILAETKRSYQQDYLPHTLKAAAAHFHKLTDGKYADIFPPKEGRPFSVSDQEGFRYAVEELSKGTADQLYVSLRLALSSVYQAEKMPFFIDDAFVHFDQKREEEFGSILKNIADQQQQIILFSSSKSIQKSLEEVPVIDLENREVMELA; translated from the coding sequence ATGAAGCTGTTAGCAGCCCATATCTATGGATTCGGTAAATGGCAGGACTTCCGTGTTAAGTTCCCGGAGGAAAACCTGTTCCTTATCAGTGGGCCCAATGAGTCCGGCAAGTCGACAATCCGGCAGTTCCTGTTGTTTATCCTATTCGGCCTCCCGCCGAAGCAGCGTGAATTTTTTCGACCAAAAACCGGCGGAAAAATCGGAGGGAGGTTAAAGCTGTGGACAGAAGAAGCAGGTATGTTTTATATTGAACGAACTCATGAAAAACAAAGTGGAGAGGCCGTTTGCTACCTCCCTGACGGAAGCGTCAAGGGGAGTGACTGGTGGAGCAAACAGTTAAAAGGAATGAACCGGGAAAGTTTTGAATCCGTGTTCTCGTTTGATGCCGATGACTTAATGAAACTGCATGCCATGAAGGCGGATGAGCTCGGAGAACTTCTTCTTGGCGTAGGAATGACCGGAACGGACAAAATATATTCTATTGAAAAACAATTGGAAAATGAGTTGGACAAGCGGTTCAAGCCGCATGGAAAGAACCCGGAAATAAACAGCCAGCTGAACAAATTAGCATCAATGCAGCAAGAGTGGATTCAGTTGCAGGAGCAGGAGGAATCCTACCAGCAGCAAAAAAAAGCAGAAACTGAACTGGTAAGCTATCTAGAAATGATACAGCGGGATTTAGAGGATGCAAAAGCGGTAAGGACGAAACAAGAAAAACTAGTGCAGGCTTTGCCGATTCTTTACATGCTTGCAGAAGAAGAAGGCAAATGGACCCAACTACCTGAAACAGACCACTTTCCGGAAAATGGTCTGGAGCGTTATGAGTATCTTCAGGAGCAGCTGCTGCCATTACGGAGCAGGTTGGCGGTATTGGAAAGCAACGAACGGGAGTACCGGCAAGAAATATGGACACTTCACCAGCAATTATGGCCGAAAGAGAAACTGGAAAGGGCAGAGGCATTAGGTGCTGATTATGAAACGTATCAGCAGCAGGCAAGCCAGTTAGATTATCTGAAACAGATGAGGAAAAAAGCGGTCACAGAATTAAAGCAGCAGGTAAACGACCTTCATCTTGATTTCAATTGGGAGCAACTTGGTTCTCTTTCTATGCCTTTTCACCTCGAGGACAGCTGGCATCAAATAAAAGAGGCAGAGCAGCAGGTGGAAGCAGAATGGGAGAGCATTGAACGGGAAGAACGAAGTACAGAGGAACAGCTGCGTTCTTTGCGGGAAGAGCAGAGAAGATTGGATACGGGGATACTCGAGGAATCAAAAGCTGTAGAACTACAGCAAATGATAGATGAAAAACGTACGCAGAAGTATGTTGAGTCGTCTAATAGGAATCCGGTGTTTCCTGACCAGTTTGACCAATGGCGGAAGAGGCAGGCATGGACGTTGTTGGGTGCAACAGCAATAGGTGCCGTGTTGTTAGGGACAGCAGCATTCCTGTCCGATATAAAAAGCTTTTATGCGATTGGTCTTATTTTGTTTCTGGTTGGAATGGTTCCGGTCTGGAGGACGAGAAGGCTGCCCGATCCTGCTTCAGAGCGTGAACCGGTTACTTTGCGATGGACGGAGACTGATTACAAGGAGGCCGAAGAGAAGCTTCGCCGTCATTATCAGATTTTGGATGAACAGCATTCCATCAACGGCCAAATCAAACAGCGGTCGCTTCAGTTATTGAAGCTTTCCGAAAGGAAAAAATTCATCCAAGAAAAACAACTACAGGTTGAACGACAAATCAGAGAACAAAAAAGCCAATATCCTTTTCTCACCGATGTGGCCCCGGCTTATTGGCCGAAACTGTACCATAAATTGAATGCCTGTATGGAAAAATACCATTCTCTTATACGCTTAGATCAGGAGCAAGATGAGCTCATCCAACAGATGGAGGATTACAGAAAAACGTTAACGGTCTTTTTTAAAGAGGATGGGTTGGATGAAGCCGATAAAACCAGCGACTTTGTTCATTTACTCCTTGAACAGCTGGAAACACAAAGACAAATCAGGCAGACGCTCTCGCAGTATGAGGAATGGTTGGAAAGAACCATAAGGGAGAGGGAACGACTCTTGGAGGAAATGCAGCCTTATGAACAGGACACGGTCTTGTTATTCAAGACGGCAGGTGTTCAAAATGAAGAAGAATTCCGGCGTCTTGGAAGGCAACAACAAGAGGCACATTCAATTAGGGGGAAAATGGACAGCTGCCGCAGTCAACTTGCTCCGCTTCTGTCAAGGAACGAGATCAGCCATTACCTTGACAATTTGCCCAGTCAGGCGGAAGCAGAACAAGGGTTGGAACAAATCGAGAACAAATTGGAAGAGTTGGAATCCAGAATGGATGCATCCAGGCAACAGTTAGCGGACATCCGCTCCAAAATCAGTGGAATGGAGCGGTCGGAACATTTTTCTCAATTCAAGCACCAGTATTCCGGGGAAATTGAACAGCTGAAAAAACAAGTCAAACAATGGGCAGTTTACCAAACGGCCAAAGAAATTCTGGCCGAGACAAAACGGAGTTATCAGCAGGATTACTTACCCCACACACTCAAGGCAGCTGCTGCTCACTTCCATAAATTGACGGACGGAAAGTATGCGGACATTTTTCCTCCCAAAGAAGGCCGTCCATTTTCCGTATCAGACCAGGAAGGGTTCAGATATGCCGTGGAAGAACTTTCTAAGGGGACAGCCGATCAACTCTACGTATCCCTTCGACTTGCTTTAAGCAGCGTGTATCAAGCAGAAAAAATGCCTTTTTTTATTGATGATGCCTTTGTCCATTTTGATCAAAAACGAGAAGAGGAATTTGGCAGCATTCTCAAAAACATTGCTGACCAACAACAACAGATTATTCTATTTTCAAGCAGCAAATCTATTCAAAAGAGCTTGGAAGAGGTACCTGTTATCGATTTAGAAAATAGAGAAGTAATGGAATTAGCATAA
- a CDS encoding GbsR/MarR family transcriptional regulator, with protein MPNSDKSSEWSEYEETIEKFIQVIAKNMNLYGITSSVGRLYGALYFAEEPMTLDDMRDALEMSKTSMSTGVRSLAEMKMVQPAYKKGVRKDLYKSEEDWYKSFTSLFGNRWRHHTETNIEEAEEAIHELELIRDQTEDDHLKQKIADDIDRLKYAQNYYRWLMKFIQVVESGEIFKYVPKH; from the coding sequence TTGCCAAATAGTGACAAATCAAGCGAATGGTCTGAGTATGAAGAAACCATTGAAAAGTTTATACAAGTGATTGCAAAAAACATGAACCTTTACGGGATTACTTCATCAGTAGGACGTCTATACGGTGCCTTGTATTTTGCAGAAGAACCGATGACACTGGATGATATGCGTGACGCGCTGGAGATGAGCAAGACAAGTATGTCGACAGGAGTCAGATCATTGGCTGAGATGAAAATGGTTCAGCCGGCATATAAAAAAGGGGTAAGGAAGGACTTGTATAAATCAGAAGAGGATTGGTATAAATCCTTCACTTCTTTGTTCGGGAACAGGTGGCGTCACCATACGGAAACAAACATTGAAGAAGCGGAAGAAGCTATTCATGAGCTGGAGCTGATTCGAGACCAGACCGAAGACGATCATTTAAAGCAGAAAATAGCCGACGATATCGACAGGCTGAAATACGCCCAAAACTATTATCGCTGGCTGATGAAATTCATCCAGGTCGTCGAATCCGGTGAAATTTTCAAGTACGTCCCAAAGCACTAG
- a CDS encoding hydrolase, whose translation MADQASYFYDFIPINYTKDELQRKQILAEFPPPALPESSEFFILDDQVPGSTINLRLLLNDYQVQLTKTNKQFLKLRFSNNAGVMNAKMWDNQGSVEQNQPLLEKFAVFDVEAMVDEFRGFKSLTIQKLTPCKTEVNPFSLLPYTQQSIEDLTVELFSYLDELQHPYRQIARAVMTRFWDQFRIRPAAKGYHHNYLGGLLKHTVGLMRFARYLLKTEDNHFQAAMKLINVVEKAYKSELWSQFQSDNGLQHLVWKDTIDHLYRQLQGMMEHKEKQPDYDVIMTSILFHDIGKLLEYDHAGKTFDTFHFLFPTAEQTVQENRKQAGITMDELGVMIGHIPYGVLLLNKIIETEGISLSMETIHQMSHCILCHHGLPEWGSCIQKPQTIDGYIIHFVDYLDSRYENSEVVK comes from the coding sequence ATGGCTGATCAAGCCTCTTATTTTTATGATTTTATCCCGATTAACTATACAAAGGATGAATTACAGCGGAAGCAAATTCTGGCTGAATTCCCTCCGCCTGCACTCCCGGAAAGCAGTGAATTTTTTATACTGGATGACCAAGTGCCGGGCAGTACCATCAACCTCCGGCTTTTATTAAATGACTATCAAGTCCAGCTCACCAAGACCAACAAACAGTTTCTAAAACTCCGTTTCAGTAATAATGCAGGTGTAATGAATGCAAAGATGTGGGATAATCAAGGCTCCGTCGAACAAAACCAGCCACTTCTGGAAAAGTTCGCTGTGTTTGATGTAGAAGCGATGGTTGATGAGTTCAGAGGATTTAAATCGCTCACTATCCAAAAACTTACACCATGTAAAACAGAAGTAAACCCTTTTTCTCTGTTGCCATATACCCAACAAAGCATCGAAGACTTGACGGTGGAGTTGTTCAGTTACCTTGATGAATTACAACACCCTTACCGCCAAATCGCCCGCGCCGTCATGACCCGCTTTTGGGATCAATTTCGAATCAGGCCGGCTGCAAAAGGATATCACCATAATTATTTGGGAGGACTGCTAAAGCATACTGTCGGTCTGATGCGATTCGCCAGATATCTTTTAAAAACAGAAGATAACCACTTTCAAGCAGCAATGAAGCTGATCAATGTAGTGGAGAAAGCATATAAAAGTGAACTGTGGTCGCAATTCCAGTCAGATAATGGCCTGCAGCATTTAGTCTGGAAGGACACAATCGATCATTTGTACCGACAGTTACAAGGTATGATGGAGCATAAAGAAAAACAACCGGATTACGATGTGATCATGACGAGTATATTGTTCCACGATATCGGAAAGCTGCTTGAATACGACCATGCCGGTAAAACGTTCGATACTTTCCACTTTCTATTTCCGACAGCGGAGCAAACAGTACAGGAAAATCGAAAGCAAGCCGGTATCACGATGGATGAATTGGGAGTTATGATCGGGCATATTCCCTATGGGGTCCTGCTGTTGAACAAAATAATTGAAACCGAGGGGATTTCGTTATCCATGGAAACCATTCATCAGATGTCCCATTGCATATTATGCCATCACGGACTTCCAGAATGGGGATCCTGTATTCAAAAGCCGCAAACAATCGACGGATACATCATCCATTTTGTCGATTATCTGGACAGTCGCTACGAAAACAGCGAAGTAGTGAAGTAA
- a CDS encoding MDR family MFS transporter, whose translation MMRWKDWDRNLKIRLFGEGTTNFLFWSYFPFMTILFENSFGKDKAGWLLVLSQAFSVIASLTGGYCADRFGRKRMMVISSFGQFLTFLLFAFANSPWYQSPIGTFVAFSLLGIWGALYWPASHAMVADVVSERHRASVFAVFYTSINIAVVVGPIIGSFLFYSYRFEMLLAGAVLTGALTIILQRFLGETVTLKIRKKEAKVRWYKAVWDELSDYRIIAKDRTFLLFIIAGVLVAQTFMQLDILIAVYTSEVIDNQTLLQLGDFRLSISGEKAFALVLAENGLLVAIFTVFITRVMNRFKEKPVFVASSLLYAVGIFLYGITESIWMFIFAMALFTLAELMVVGIQESFVAKLAPKQMRGQYFSAASLRFTVGKLMAPLSLVLTNYLAYSFVFATLGLFAVMSAFVYWYMFKKLASKQKRAEI comes from the coding sequence ATGATGAGGTGGAAGGATTGGGATCGTAACTTAAAAATTCGTCTATTTGGCGAAGGGACAACAAATTTTCTTTTTTGGTCTTATTTTCCGTTTATGACAATTCTCTTTGAAAATTCATTTGGGAAGGACAAAGCTGGTTGGCTTTTAGTGTTATCGCAGGCATTTTCTGTGATAGCCAGCTTGACAGGAGGGTATTGTGCAGACCGCTTCGGCAGGAAACGGATGATGGTCATTTCCTCTTTCGGGCAGTTTTTGACGTTTCTGTTATTTGCATTTGCAAACTCGCCTTGGTACCAGTCACCTATAGGAACGTTTGTAGCATTCAGCCTGCTGGGAATATGGGGAGCGTTATATTGGCCAGCATCACATGCGATGGTCGCCGACGTGGTGTCAGAAAGACACCGTGCTTCAGTATTCGCTGTATTTTATACGTCGATCAATATTGCAGTCGTTGTCGGCCCGATCATCGGAAGTTTTTTGTTTTACAGTTACCGGTTCGAAATGCTGCTGGCTGGGGCGGTTCTGACTGGGGCTTTGACGATTATTCTGCAACGGTTCCTGGGTGAAACGGTGACGTTGAAGATTCGGAAGAAAGAAGCAAAAGTTCGTTGGTACAAAGCTGTATGGGACGAACTAAGTGACTATCGAATCATAGCCAAAGACCGGACTTTTTTATTGTTTATCATCGCTGGCGTTCTTGTTGCGCAGACATTTATGCAACTCGATATTCTCATCGCTGTCTATACAAGCGAAGTGATTGATAACCAGACTTTGCTGCAACTGGGGGATTTTAGGCTCAGCATCAGTGGAGAGAAAGCATTCGCCCTGGTGCTGGCTGAGAATGGACTATTGGTAGCTATATTTACGGTGTTTATTACCCGTGTCATGAACCGTTTCAAAGAAAAACCGGTGTTCGTGGCATCCAGTCTTCTTTATGCTGTAGGAATATTCTTATATGGGATTACCGAGAGTATTTGGATGTTTATTTTTGCCATGGCCTTATTCACCTTGGCCGAGCTGATGGTAGTCGGCATTCAGGAAAGCTTTGTCGCCAAACTAGCACCAAAGCAAATGCGCGGGCAGTATTTTTCCGCAGCCAGCCTCCGTTTCACAGTAGGCAAATTAATGGCGCCCCTAAGTCTGGTGTTGACAAACTATCTTGCATACTCTTTTGTGTTTGCCACATTAGGACTGTTTGCTGTCATGAGTGCTTTTGTATATTGGTATATGTTTAAAAAATTGGCAAGCAAACAGAAACGAGCCGAAATCTGA
- a CDS encoding sporulation YhaL family protein gives MILGIPWWVYMFILFIFFSGYMAYRAVRAEKKLEMQFIEREGKIYMDRIKNERGQRKQNEAESEQKQMTSM, from the coding sequence ATGATACTAGGAATTCCTTGGTGGGTTTATATGTTCATCCTTTTTATTTTTTTCAGTGGATATATGGCTTATAGGGCCGTTAGAGCAGAGAAAAAACTGGAAATGCAGTTTATTGAACGGGAAGGAAAAATATACATGGATCGCATAAAAAATGAACGAGGGCAGAGAAAACAAAATGAAGCAGAGTCAGAACAGAAACAAATGACTTCTATGTAA
- a CDS encoding peptidylprolyl isomerase, whose amino-acid sequence MKKIALSASLAVGILALSACSSDDPETVVETKSGNVSKEEFYQELKDQNGETVLQQLVTKKVLEGNYEVEDDQVQKELDSLKEQYGDQFEMVLQQSGFSDEEEFKEVLRLNMLQEKAVTEDVEVSDEEIKQRYENMKTDLVARHILVQDEETAKEVKQKLEDGGDFAELAKEYSTDTASAENGGDLGTFGVGDMVPEFEKAAYNLKVDEISDPVQTSNGWHIIQVTERKDAEEEVEPLEDIRDQIRRDIASTKVDDATAQKKMQQLMEDANIDVKIDQFKDLFETTTPEEQQTEDSGNTEEDSSDEGSNESSEENQDSSDGSSEESSEQ is encoded by the coding sequence ATGAAAAAAATCGCATTATCGGCATCCTTGGCAGTCGGAATTCTGGCTCTGTCCGCTTGTTCTTCGGATGACCCGGAAACCGTGGTAGAAACAAAATCAGGTAACGTCAGTAAAGAAGAATTCTACCAGGAATTGAAAGACCAAAATGGTGAGACTGTTCTTCAACAGTTAGTCACGAAAAAAGTTCTTGAGGGCAATTATGAAGTAGAAGATGATCAAGTTCAGAAAGAATTGGACTCATTAAAAGAACAATACGGAGACCAATTTGAAATGGTGCTTCAGCAAAGCGGATTCTCTGATGAGGAAGAATTCAAAGAGGTTCTGCGTTTGAATATGCTACAAGAAAAAGCTGTTACCGAAGATGTAGAAGTTTCGGATGAAGAAATCAAACAAAGATATGAAAACATGAAAACCGACCTCGTAGCAAGGCACATCCTTGTTCAAGATGAAGAAACTGCAAAAGAAGTGAAGCAGAAACTGGAAGACGGCGGTGACTTTGCTGAACTGGCGAAAGAATACTCAACCGATACGGCTTCTGCTGAAAATGGCGGCGACCTTGGAACATTTGGTGTTGGGGACATGGTACCTGAGTTTGAAAAAGCAGCTTATAACCTAAAGGTTGATGAAATCAGCGATCCGGTACAAACTTCCAACGGCTGGCACATCATCCAGGTAACAGAACGTAAAGATGCTGAAGAGGAAGTAGAACCTCTTGAAGACATCCGCGATCAAATTCGCAGAGATATCGCATCTACTAAAGTAGATGACGCTACTGCTCAGAAAAAAATGCAGCAATTGATGGAAGATGCGAATATCGATGTAAAGATCGATCAATTCAAAGATTTGTTTGAAACAACTACACCAGAAGAGCAACAGACAGAAGACTCTGGCAACACTGAAGAAGACTCTTCTGACGAAGGTTCTAACGAAAGTTCTGAAGAAAACCAAGATAGCTCTGATGGTAGCTCTGAAGAATCATCAGAACAATAA
- a CDS encoding YjcZ family sporulation protein, whose translation MGAGYQGGFALIVVLFILLIIVGAAWL comes from the coding sequence ATGGGCGCAGGATACCAAGGCGGATTTGCGTTGATTGTCGTTTTATTCATTTTGCTGATCATTGTCGGAGCAGCATGGCTGTAA
- a CDS encoding DUF3267 domain-containing protein, which yields MNCWKTINLYKEFGINRIYILSMLTGMMAFIFFYLIFSMIHEAGTVKDHGFIPLIIGLVFLPTIHKLTHILPLILTNKRVKINWKMNLGLFPTFSFRTRSKMSKTTSLFILLAPALLVTAAGLVSSYVFIGYYVYFLLFLSVNIGLSFTDFLYASHVVKAPRKCIIENAKDGYDILI from the coding sequence ATGAATTGCTGGAAAACTATCAATCTATACAAAGAATTCGGTATCAATCGCATTTATATACTATCCATGCTTACAGGTATGATGGCATTCATTTTCTTTTATTTAATTTTTTCCATGATCCATGAAGCAGGAACAGTAAAGGACCATGGATTCATCCCTTTAATTATCGGGCTGGTTTTTTTGCCGACCATTCATAAACTTACACATATTTTACCATTAATATTGACTAATAAACGAGTGAAAATTAACTGGAAGATGAATCTGGGATTATTTCCGACATTTTCTTTCCGTACAAGATCAAAAATGTCCAAAACGACATCGCTGTTCATTCTACTGGCGCCGGCGTTATTGGTAACTGCTGCCGGATTGGTATCAAGCTATGTATTTATTGGCTATTATGTTTATTTTCTACTATTCTTGTCTGTTAACATCGGTCTTTCTTTTACAGACTTTTTGTATGCCAGCCATGTTGTCAAAGCACCGCGCAAATGCATCATCGAAAATGCCAAAGATGGTTACGATATTTTAATTTGA
- a CDS encoding DUF1878 family protein, which translates to MGIDRNETINFHLHLLLKIKEIDQYPFTKLVIEKELTQEEYRNLMQWTDRIHQEFLAQTEEGFLDVTPLLIKFVGMLHYKLEPRQTIEALKKEGYYPSLMDAFLKLPALRNT; encoded by the coding sequence ATGGGCATCGATAGAAATGAAACAATAAACTTTCATCTTCACTTGCTGTTGAAAATCAAAGAAATTGACCAGTATCCTTTTACAAAGTTAGTCATTGAAAAAGAGTTGACGCAGGAAGAGTATCGCAATCTTATGCAATGGACGGATCGTATTCATCAAGAATTCCTGGCGCAGACCGAAGAAGGCTTCCTCGACGTAACTCCACTGTTGATAAAATTTGTCGGAATGCTCCATTATAAACTGGAGCCGAGGCAGACGATAGAGGCATTAAAAAAGGAAGGATATTACCCTTCCTTGATGGATGCGTTCTTGAAGCTTCCGGCTTTGAGAAATACCTAA
- a CDS encoding GbsR/MarR family transcriptional regulator yields MSDYNLEDINELITTEFAKTIEMFGLTPSEARLFAILYLIGVPMTLDEMSEALGKSKTSMSTGIRTLLELNLVERVWKKGERKDFYRADENLYRKFMSAFIHKWVDAASRQKQSLEQIETLLVQDADNFSFSADSKEFDELNDRLKDMITFHQLLEEAFLRIKPTASTLIDQKLNH; encoded by the coding sequence ATGTCGGATTACAATCTAGAAGATATCAACGAATTAATCACCACGGAATTTGCCAAAACAATAGAGATGTTCGGCCTTACCCCTTCAGAGGCGCGGTTGTTTGCTATTCTGTATTTAATAGGAGTTCCCATGACCCTGGATGAAATGAGTGAAGCGTTGGGGAAAAGCAAAACCTCTATGAGTACCGGAATACGGACTCTTTTAGAATTGAATTTAGTCGAACGTGTGTGGAAAAAAGGGGAACGAAAAGATTTTTACCGTGCGGATGAAAATTTGTATAGGAAATTTATGTCCGCCTTCATTCATAAATGGGTGGATGCCGCCAGCCGGCAAAAACAGTCGCTGGAACAAATCGAAACACTGCTCGTTCAAGATGCAGATAACTTCTCCTTTTCGGCTGATTCGAAGGAATTTGACGAACTGAATGACCGTTTGAAAGATATGATAACGTTTCACCAGCTGTTGGAAGAGGCTTTTTTAAGAATAAAGCCCACTGCTTCCACACTGATTGATCAAAAACTTAACCATTAG